In the genome of Xanthobacteraceae bacterium, one region contains:
- a CDS encoding LysR family transcriptional regulator, producing the protein MFAPHLRYFVALAKEGHFSRAAKVCDVTQPTLSMAIRSLEESLEVPLVERGHRFVGLTPEGRRVLVWAQQTLADYESLKQELAALRSELSGVLRLGVIPAAMPSIAHLTAPFRAAHPKVMFDIRSVDSRTIERGLDAFELDGGITYLDNEPLSHVRCIPLYREKFVFITRAGNPRARRKSITWREAVQENLCLLSEDMQNRRIINDLAKSKGFSLGPTMVSNSFAGICAHVLEGSWSSIVPHTFARIFSNENEIAVLQLTEPVHSQTIGLVVSDREPVSLMTEALMACAKALNPDEKPSS; encoded by the coding sequence ATGTTTGCTCCGCATCTCCGGTATTTTGTCGCACTGGCGAAGGAAGGCCATTTTTCGCGCGCGGCGAAGGTTTGCGACGTGACGCAGCCGACATTGTCGATGGCGATCCGCAGTCTCGAAGAATCTCTGGAGGTTCCCCTAGTCGAAAGGGGCCATCGTTTTGTCGGCCTGACTCCGGAAGGCAGGCGCGTTCTGGTATGGGCACAACAAACGCTGGCGGATTATGAAAGTCTCAAACAGGAGCTGGCTGCGCTTCGTAGTGAATTGAGCGGAGTCCTTAGGCTTGGCGTCATTCCGGCAGCCATGCCATCGATTGCGCATCTGACAGCACCATTCCGGGCTGCGCATCCCAAGGTGATGTTCGATATCCGGTCCGTGGATTCCCGTACGATCGAGCGTGGACTCGACGCTTTCGAACTCGATGGCGGGATTACCTATCTCGACAACGAACCGCTGAGTCATGTCCGCTGCATTCCGCTATATCGCGAGAAGTTCGTCTTCATTACGCGCGCTGGTAATCCGCGTGCCCGTCGGAAGTCGATTACCTGGCGCGAGGCGGTTCAGGAAAACCTGTGTCTGCTCAGCGAGGATATGCAGAACCGGCGCATCATCAACGATCTCGCGAAGTCGAAGGGGTTTTCGCTGGGACCGACGATGGTCAGCAATTCCTTCGCAGGCATTTGCGCCCACGTCCTGGAGGGGAGTTGGTCGAGCATCGTCCCTCATACCTTTGCGCGGATTTTCTCGAACGAGAACGAGATCGCGGTTCTTCAACTCACGGAGCCAGTGCACAGCCAGACGATCGGTCTCGTCGTGTCCGACCGCGAGCCGGTATCGCTCATGACGGAAGCGCTTATGGCCTGCGCGAAAGCTCTCAACCCGGACGAGAAACCATCATCGTAA
- a CDS encoding helix-turn-helix domain-containing protein: MREADLDALRNLDLFKTMSARQLERLTRTGSLQRYPQNTHLITEGDKPDFLHILVEGCVELFASHGARNTTIKILRPTATFILAAVILDQPYLKSAKTLLESRVLLLPADAVRAVFREDQHFAYATIAELSERYRGITKLLKDQKLRNTPERLANWLLKTEAKQGGKGVITMDFEKKTLASLLGTTAENLSRALAQLEAVGVSTSGRTITIGDRQALREYAKPSPLIDDYVE; the protein is encoded by the coding sequence ATGAGAGAAGCGGACCTTGATGCACTGCGAAATCTTGATCTGTTCAAGACGATGTCCGCGCGACAACTTGAGCGGCTGACGCGCACCGGATCTCTTCAACGTTATCCGCAGAATACTCACCTGATTACTGAAGGCGACAAGCCTGACTTTCTGCACATTCTTGTCGAAGGTTGCGTCGAACTTTTTGCTTCGCACGGCGCCCGGAATACGACGATTAAGATTCTTAGGCCGACGGCGACATTCATTCTCGCCGCCGTCATCCTCGATCAGCCTTATCTGAAATCAGCGAAAACGCTGCTGGAATCCCGCGTGCTGCTTCTGCCGGCCGATGCGGTGCGCGCGGTGTTCCGCGAAGACCAGCACTTTGCCTACGCCACGATTGCAGAACTTTCCGAGCGTTACCGCGGGATCACAAAACTTCTGAAAGATCAGAAGCTGCGCAATACGCCGGAGCGGCTGGCCAACTGGCTCCTGAAAACCGAGGCAAAGCAGGGCGGAAAAGGCGTCATCACCATGGATTTCGAAAAGAAGACGCTCGCATCCCTGCTCGGAACAACGGCCGAAAACCTCTCGCGGGCGCTGGCGCAACTCGAGGCCGTTGGCGTGAGCACATCGGGCCGCACCATTACGATCGGCGACCGTCAGGCGTTGCGAGAATATGCAAAACCGTCCCCGTTGATCGACGACTATGTGGAGTAG
- a CDS encoding hemerythrin family protein, with protein MTKRPRGQGRKSRKPAKRKTPVKLLAVGHDVIDAGHETIGECCDRIAESDSGAIEAQLQRLRSLLAHHFQNEELLLKAAGSSLCGCHALDHRIMLALCDRAIRSATDGDGKSRKVIIKELVPALRKHIAYRDQLIALYLNTLDTPPVLHS; from the coding sequence ATGACGAAAAGACCGCGCGGACAGGGCCGCAAATCCAGAAAACCGGCGAAGCGAAAGACCCCGGTAAAACTTCTCGCGGTCGGACACGATGTGATCGACGCAGGTCACGAGACCATTGGAGAATGCTGCGACCGCATCGCTGAATCGGATTCAGGTGCAATCGAAGCCCAGCTCCAGCGCCTCCGCTCCCTTCTTGCACACCATTTCCAAAATGAGGAACTGCTCCTGAAAGCAGCCGGCAGCAGCCTCTGCGGATGCCATGCGCTTGACCACCGTATTATGCTTGCGCTGTGCGACCGTGCGATCCGAAGTGCCACGGACGGCGACGGAAAATCACGGAAAGTCATCATCAAGGAACTTGTACCGGCGCTACGGAAGCACATCGCCTACCGCGACCAGTTGATCGCGCTTTACCTCAATACGCTCGATACGCCGCCGGTCCTCCACTCGTAA
- a CDS encoding nitrate reductase subunit alpha — translation MSHFLDRLTFFRRASEPFSDGHGITTSEDRRWEDGYRKRWQHDKIVRSTHGANCTGSCSWKIYVKGGIVTWETQQTDYPRTRPELPNHEPRGCSRGASYSWYLYSGNRVKYPLVRSRLLRLWREARVMRTPVAAWASIVEDPKKREAYTSKRGLGGFVRAHWDEVNEIIAAANAYTVRKHGPDRIIGFSPIPAMSMVSYAAGSRYLSLIGGVCMSFYDWYCDLPPSSPQTWGEQTDVPESADWYNSGFLILWGSNVPQTRTPDAHFYTEARYRGAKSVVICPDYSEASKFADLWISVKQGTDAALAMAMGHVILREFYLDRQAKYFEDYVRQYTDMPMLVKLVEQNGRLVPDRQLRASDFPGDLGEKNNPEWKTVAFDETSESIVVPRGSVGFRWGEKGKWNLQEKDSDGRETNLRLSLAMGKDEFADVGFPYFGNREHDHFAGTDHPDVLMRKVPAKRVKLKDGEALVATVFDLLVANYGLERGFGDANVAKSYDDIAPYTPAWAEKITGVPRDQIITVAREFALNAEKTKGRSMVIIGAAMNHWYHSDMNYRGVINMLVMCGCIGQSGGGWSHYVGQEKLRPQSGWLPLAFGLDWGRPPRQQNSTSFFYAHTDQWRYETVGVEEILSPTAPAGSWDGALIDYNVRAERMGWLPSAPQLKQNSLDLAKKAAAAGIEAKDFVAKGLKTGELQMACEDPDHPDNWPRNMFVWRSNILGSSGKGHEYFLKHLLGTTHGVQGKDLGEAGTRKPKEVAWHDNGPRGKLDLLVTLDFRMSTTCVYSDIVLPTATWYEKNDLNTSDMHPFIHPLSAAVDPVWESKSDWEIYKGIARKFSEVAPEVLGVEKDVVLTPIQHDSPNEIAQAIDVKEWKKGEVEPIPGKTMPAVVVVERDYPNTYKRFTSLGPLMDKLGNAVKGMAWNTQHEVELLKRLNGVVTDEGTTKGLAKIDSDIDATEVILSLAPETNGEVAVKAWAALSQTTGLDHTHLAIPKEDEKIRFRDVVAQPRKIISAPTWSGLESEKVCYNAGYTNVHELIPWRTLSGRQQLYQDHLWMRAFGEALCVYRPPVDLKAVKPVIDSKPNGEKQIVLNFITPHQKWGIHSTYTDNLLMLTLSRGGPIVWISENDAAKAGIVDNDWIEAYNANGALTARAVVSQRVKDGMCLMYHAQEKIVNVPGSEVTGQRGGIHNSVTRTVVKPTHMIGGYAQLAYGFNYYGTIGTNRDEFVIIRKMSKVDWLDTPNEDQPANPEAVAKLEAAE, via the coding sequence ATGAGCCACTTTCTCGACCGACTGACGTTCTTCCGCCGCGCGAGCGAGCCGTTCTCAGATGGACACGGCATCACGACGTCGGAAGACCGCCGCTGGGAGGATGGCTATCGCAAGCGCTGGCAGCACGACAAGATCGTCCGTTCGACGCACGGTGCAAACTGCACTGGGTCGTGCTCGTGGAAGATTTACGTCAAGGGTGGCATCGTCACTTGGGAAACGCAGCAGACGGATTATCCGCGAACGCGGCCTGAGCTGCCGAACCACGAGCCCCGCGGTTGTTCGCGCGGCGCCAGCTACTCCTGGTATCTTTATTCCGGAAACCGCGTGAAGTATCCGCTGGTGCGTTCGCGGCTGCTGCGTTTGTGGCGGGAGGCGCGCGTGATGCGGACGCCGGTCGCGGCCTGGGCGTCCATCGTCGAAGATCCGAAAAAGCGCGAGGCATATACGTCGAAGCGCGGTCTCGGCGGTTTCGTGCGTGCGCACTGGGACGAGGTCAACGAGATCATCGCCGCCGCAAATGCCTACACAGTAAGGAAGCACGGGCCGGATCGCATCATCGGCTTCTCGCCGATTCCGGCGATGTCGATGGTCTCCTACGCTGCAGGTTCGCGTTATCTCTCGCTGATCGGCGGCGTGTGCATGTCGTTCTACGATTGGTATTGCGACCTGCCGCCGTCTTCACCGCAAACATGGGGCGAGCAGACCGACGTTCCTGAAAGCGCGGACTGGTACAATTCCGGTTTCCTCATTCTCTGGGGATCGAACGTCCCGCAGACACGCACGCCCGACGCGCACTTCTATACAGAAGCGCGTTACCGCGGCGCCAAGAGCGTCGTGATTTGCCCCGATTATTCGGAGGCCTCGAAGTTCGCCGATCTCTGGATTTCGGTGAAGCAAGGCACGGATGCGGCGCTTGCGATGGCGATGGGTCACGTCATCCTGCGCGAATTCTATCTCGACCGGCAGGCGAAATACTTCGAGGACTACGTCCGCCAGTACACCGATATGCCGATGCTGGTAAAACTGGTCGAGCAGAACGGCCGGCTGGTGCCGGATCGTCAGCTTCGTGCCTCGGACTTTCCCGGCGATCTGGGCGAGAAAAACAATCCGGAATGGAAGACGGTCGCCTTCGATGAAACCTCGGAGAGCATCGTCGTGCCGCGCGGATCAGTTGGTTTCCGCTGGGGGGAGAAGGGCAAGTGGAATCTGCAAGAGAAGGATTCCGACGGACGCGAAACGAACCTGCGGCTCTCGCTTGCGATGGGCAAGGACGAGTTCGCCGATGTCGGCTTCCCGTATTTTGGTAACCGCGAGCACGATCATTTCGCCGGTACCGACCATCCCGATGTGCTGATGCGCAAGGTGCCGGCCAAGCGCGTGAAGCTGAAGGACGGCGAAGCGCTGGTTGCGACTGTGTTCGATCTGTTAGTTGCGAATTACGGCCTTGAGCGCGGTTTCGGCGATGCGAATGTCGCGAAGTCCTATGACGACATCGCGCCATACACCCCGGCGTGGGCCGAGAAGATCACCGGCGTACCGCGCGACCAGATCATCACGGTCGCGCGCGAATTCGCGCTGAACGCCGAGAAGACCAAAGGCCGCTCGATGGTGATCATCGGCGCTGCGATGAACCACTGGTATCACAGCGATATGAACTACCGTGGCGTCATCAATATGCTGGTGATGTGCGGTTGCATCGGCCAGTCGGGTGGCGGCTGGTCGCATTACGTAGGGCAGGAGAAGCTGCGTCCGCAATCGGGTTGGCTCCCGCTGGCCTTCGGTCTCGATTGGGGCCGTCCGCCGCGTCAGCAGAATTCCACTTCGTTCTTCTATGCGCATACCGATCAGTGGCGCTACGAAACCGTCGGCGTAGAGGAAATCCTTTCACCGACCGCTCCCGCAGGTTCGTGGGATGGTGCTCTGATCGATTACAACGTGCGCGCAGAGCGCATGGGATGGTTGCCGTCCGCGCCGCAGTTGAAACAGAACTCGCTCGACTTAGCGAAAAAAGCCGCGGCTGCCGGTATCGAAGCCAAGGATTTCGTCGCGAAGGGCTTGAAGACCGGCGAGTTACAGATGGCTTGCGAAGATCCCGACCATCCGGACAACTGGCCGCGCAACATGTTCGTGTGGCGCTCCAATATCCTCGGCTCGTCGGGGAAGGGCCATGAATATTTCCTGAAACATCTGCTCGGCACGACGCACGGCGTGCAAGGTAAGGACCTCGGCGAAGCCGGCACCCGCAAGCCGAAGGAAGTCGCGTGGCATGACAATGGACCGCGCGGAAAGCTCGATCTGCTGGTTACGCTCGACTTCCGCATGTCGACCACCTGCGTCTATTCCGACATCGTGCTGCCGACTGCGACCTGGTACGAGAAGAACGATCTCAATACCTCGGACATGCATCCCTTCATCCATCCGCTGTCCGCGGCGGTGGACCCGGTTTGGGAATCAAAAAGCGACTGGGAAATCTACAAAGGGATTGCCCGGAAATTTTCGGAAGTCGCGCCCGAAGTGCTTGGCGTCGAGAAGGACGTGGTGCTGACGCCGATTCAGCACGACTCCCCGAACGAAATCGCGCAGGCAATCGACGTCAAGGAATGGAAGAAGGGAGAGGTCGAGCCGATCCCGGGCAAGACCATGCCTGCGGTTGTGGTGGTCGAACGCGACTATCCGAACACCTACAAGCGCTTTACCTCGCTTGGACCGCTGATGGACAAGCTCGGCAATGCCGTAAAAGGCATGGCGTGGAACACGCAGCACGAGGTCGAGCTGCTCAAGCGCCTGAACGGCGTCGTGACCGATGAAGGCACGACCAAAGGACTGGCGAAGATCGACAGCGACATCGATGCGACGGAAGTGATCCTTTCGCTCGCGCCGGAAACCAACGGCGAGGTCGCGGTCAAGGCATGGGCCGCGCTCTCGCAGACCACGGGTCTCGATCACACGCACCTCGCGATTCCGAAAGAGGATGAAAAAATCCGCTTTCGCGATGTGGTCGCGCAGCCGCGCAAGATTATCTCGGCGCCGACCTGGTCGGGCCTTGAGTCTGAAAAGGTCTGTTACAACGCGGGCTACACCAACGTTCACGAGTTGATCCCGTGGCGGACGCTTTCCGGCCGCCAACAGCTTTATCAGGATCACCTGTGGATGCGCGCGTTCGGTGAGGCGCTTTGCGTCTATCGTCCGCCAGTCGATCTGAAGGCCGTAAAGCCGGTCATCGATAGCAAGCCGAACGGCGAAAAACAGATCGTGTTGAACTTCATCACGCCGCATCAGAAGTGGGGCATTCACTCCACCTATACCGACAACCTCCTGATGCTGACGCTTTCCCGCGGTGGTCCCATCGTATGGATTTCCGAGAACGATGCCGCCAAGGCGGGGATTGTCGATAACGATTGGATCGAAGCGTACAACGCCAACGGTGCGCTTACTGCGCGTGCGGTTGTTTCCCAACGTGTGAAAGACGGCATGTGCCTGATGTATCACGCACAGGAGAAGATCGTGAACGTGCCCGGTTCGGAAGTCACCGGCCAACGCGGTGGCATCCATAATTCGGTGACGCGTACCGTAGTGAAGCCGACACACATGATCGGCGGCTACGCACAGCTAGCCTATGGCTTCAATTATTACGGCACGATCGGCACCAATCGCGACGAATTCGTCATCATCAGGAAGATGTCGAAGGTCGATTGGCTCGATACGCCGAATGAAGATCAACCCGCCAACCCCGAAGCAGTCGCCAAACTGGAGGCAGCGGAATGA
- a CDS encoding MFS transporter: MSTIAFTVCFAVWTIFAIIGISIKQELKLNETQFGLLVGTPILTGSLIRIALGVWADQYGGRIVYTATMLAAAVATYLLTWATTYPQFLLAALGVGIAGGSFSVGVAYVSRWYPAEKQGVALGIFGAGNVGAAVTKFCAPFVLVAYGWQTTAQVWAVAIAIMAIVFWFTTSDDPVLKARRERGEKPKSAWLELAPLRNVQVWRFALYYFFVFGAFVALSLWLPRYLIGVYGLDIKAAGMFAAAYSIPASIFRAYGGHLSDRYGARRVMYWTFLVSVAAAFILSYPPTSYTVQTTRGPLQFEFAIGLIGFTVLVFILGFFMSLGKAAVFKHIPVYYPNNVGAVGGLVGMIGGLGGFVLPITFGLLNDLTGIWTSCFMLLFAIASLSLIWMHFAIRNMESSVPVEKRQALPQFAELQDVHEPKHAAITNPKLIEKWEPEDAAFWKNTGRVIARRNLWISIPALLLSFAVWMVWSIVVAKLPAVGFKFTTDQLFWLAALPGLSGATLRIFYSFMPPIFGGRLWTTLATWSLILPALGIGFAVRNPDTPYFIFLGLALLCGFGGGNFASSMANISFFFPKSEKGNALALNAGLGNLGVSVAQFVIPLVIVYGVFGALGGDPQVATEAGRTTKIFLQNAGFIWVPFIVASAFAAWFGMDDIASMRASFAEQSVIFQRKHNWIMCWLYTGTFGSFIGYSAAFPLLTKTQFPAVDALQLAFLGPLVGAISRSATGWISDRFGGGRVTLWVFVLMAIGVLGVLYFLGVKDQPYAFAGFFASFLLLFFASGVGNASTFQMIPAIMRKEMVRLMPKANVTERNKQVEMESAAIIGFTSAIAAYGAFFIPKSYGTSIAMTGGVEAALWGFLIFYGSCLVITWFFYTRRGGLLYDVERNSKPSLATAGVLK, from the coding sequence ATGTCGACGATCGCGTTCACCGTTTGCTTCGCTGTCTGGACAATTTTCGCGATCATCGGAATCAGCATCAAGCAGGAGCTGAAACTCAACGAAACGCAGTTCGGGCTGTTGGTAGGTACACCGATACTTACCGGCTCGCTTATTCGAATCGCACTCGGCGTGTGGGCCGACCAGTATGGCGGCCGTATCGTTTATACCGCGACGATGCTGGCGGCGGCGGTTGCTACATACCTGCTGACCTGGGCCACTACCTATCCGCAGTTTCTGCTCGCAGCACTTGGCGTCGGTATCGCCGGCGGCTCGTTCTCTGTCGGCGTCGCCTATGTTTCTCGCTGGTATCCGGCGGAGAAGCAGGGCGTTGCGCTCGGCATTTTTGGCGCGGGCAATGTCGGCGCAGCGGTAACGAAATTCTGCGCGCCGTTCGTGCTGGTGGCCTATGGCTGGCAGACGACCGCACAGGTCTGGGCGGTTGCCATCGCAATCATGGCGATCGTGTTCTGGTTCACGACTAGCGACGATCCGGTACTTAAGGCGCGCCGCGAACGCGGTGAAAAGCCGAAAAGCGCCTGGCTCGAACTCGCGCCGCTCCGGAACGTGCAGGTCTGGCGCTTTGCGCTTTATTACTTCTTTGTCTTTGGCGCCTTTGTCGCGCTTTCGCTATGGCTGCCGCGCTACCTGATCGGGGTGTATGGTCTCGACATCAAGGCTGCCGGCATGTTTGCCGCTGCCTATTCGATTCCGGCCAGCATTTTCCGTGCCTACGGCGGACATTTGTCCGATCGTTATGGCGCGCGCCGTGTGATGTATTGGACCTTCTTGGTCTCGGTCGCGGCGGCATTCATTCTTTCCTATCCGCCGACTTCCTATACGGTGCAGACCACGCGCGGCCCGCTGCAATTCGAATTCGCAATCGGCCTCATCGGCTTCACGGTGCTGGTCTTCATCCTTGGCTTCTTCATGAGCCTCGGCAAGGCGGCGGTGTTCAAGCACATCCCGGTCTATTACCCGAACAATGTCGGCGCGGTCGGCGGCTTAGTCGGCATGATTGGCGGCCTTGGCGGCTTCGTGCTGCCAATCACCTTCGGCTTGCTGAACGATCTTACCGGCATCTGGACCAGTTGCTTCATGCTGCTGTTCGCGATCGCGTCGTTGTCGCTGATCTGGATGCACTTTGCGATCCGGAACATGGAAAGCAGCGTTCCAGTCGAGAAGCGCCAGGCGCTTCCGCAATTCGCCGAATTGCAGGACGTACACGAACCGAAGCATGCCGCAATCACGAATCCGAAGCTGATCGAGAAATGGGAGCCGGAGGATGCTGCATTCTGGAAGAACACGGGCAGGGTAATCGCGCGCCGCAATCTCTGGATCTCGATTCCGGCGCTGCTGCTTTCCTTCGCGGTGTGGATGGTGTGGTCGATCGTGGTGGCGAAGCTGCCCGCTGTCGGTTTCAAGTTCACGACCGACCAGTTGTTCTGGCTCGCAGCTCTGCCGGGTCTTTCCGGGGCGACGCTGCGTATCTTCTATTCCTTCATGCCGCCGATCTTTGGCGGGCGGTTGTGGACCACGCTTGCAACCTGGTCGTTGATTCTTCCCGCGCTCGGTATCGGCTTTGCCGTGCGTAATCCGGATACGCCGTATTTTATCTTCCTCGGACTGGCGCTCCTGTGCGGCTTCGGCGGCGGCAACTTTGCCTCGTCGATGGCGAATATCAGCTTCTTCTTCCCCAAATCGGAGAAGGGCAACGCGCTGGCGCTGAACGCAGGTCTCGGCAATCTCGGAGTCAGCGTTGCGCAATTCGTGATCCCGCTTGTGATCGTCTACGGCGTGTTCGGCGCTCTCGGTGGCGATCCGCAGGTTGCCACCGAAGCGGGCAGGACCACGAAAATCTTCCTGCAGAACGCAGGCTTCATCTGGGTGCCTTTCATCGTGGCTTCTGCCTTTGCGGCGTGGTTCGGGATGGACGACATCGCGTCAATGCGTGCGTCGTTTGCCGAGCAGTCGGTGATTTTCCAGCGCAAGCATAACTGGATCATGTGCTGGCTTTATACCGGCACCTTCGGTTCCTTCATCGGCTACTCGGCGGCGTTCCCGCTGCTCACGAAGACGCAGTTTCCTGCGGTCGATGCACTGCAACTCGCTTTCCTAGGCCCGCTGGTCGGCGCGATTTCGCGCTCGGCAACCGGCTGGATTTCCGATCGCTTCGGCGGCGGCAGGGTAACGCTGTGGGTCTTCGTGCTGATGGCAATCGGCGTGCTTGGTGTTCTTTATTTCCTTGGCGTCAAGGACCAGCCCTATGCCTTCGCAGGGTTCTTCGCGAGTTTCCTGCTGCTGTTCTTCGCGAGCGGCGTCGGCAATGCCTCCACTTTCCAGATGATCCCCGCGATCATGCGCAAGGAGATGGTGCGCCTGATGCCGAAAGCGAACGTCACCGAGCGCAATAAGCAGGTGGAGATGGAGTCGGCCGCGATTATCGGCTTCACCTCGGCAATCGCGGCATACGGCGCGTTCTTCATCCCGAAGAGCTACGGCACTTCCATCGCCATGACCGGCGGCGTCGAAGCGGCACTCTGGGGATTCCTGATCTTCTACGGAAGCTGCCTCGTGATCACGTGGTTCTTCTACACGCGCCGCGGCGGCCTTCTCTACGACGTCGAAAGAAACAGCAAGCCTTCGCTCGCCACTGCAGGAGTTTTGAAATGA
- the soxZ gene encoding thiosulfate oxidation carrier complex protein SoxZ, with protein MSTPPRIWLSNRSPKKGEVVVVRALVTHAMETGMRKRASGELIPRKIINKFVCTLNGKSVVTWDLETGVAINPYLEFRFKAEEAGDLKMVWTDDDKSTIEAVEKITLA; from the coding sequence ATGTCGACACCCCCGCGCATATGGCTCAGCAATCGCTCGCCCAAAAAGGGTGAAGTCGTCGTCGTGCGCGCGCTGGTGACGCATGCGATGGAAACCGGCATGCGCAAGCGGGCAAGCGGTGAGCTGATCCCTCGCAAGATCATCAATAAGTTCGTCTGCACCCTGAACGGAAAGTCCGTCGTTACCTGGGACCTGGAAACCGGCGTCGCCATCAATCCCTACCTCGAATTCCGCTTCAAGGCGGAGGAGGCTGGGGACCTGAAAATGGTCTGGACCGACGACGACAAGTCGACGATCGAAGCGGTCGAAAAGATAACGCTGGCCTGA
- the mog gene encoding molybdopterin adenylyltransferase, translated as MPMQAGIIKIGILNISDRASSGIYEDLNGPAIEEYLAEILTSPWQPLRRVIADGMENVRNHLVELTDNEDCALILTAGGTGPAPRDLTPEATMAACTKLLPGFGELMRSISLKQVPTAILSRQMAGIRSNTLIVNLPGRPQSIRVCLDAIFPAIPYCLDLIGRPGMLTRPERCKAFRPGQPVPA; from the coding sequence ATGCCCATGCAAGCCGGCATCATCAAGATCGGCATCCTCAATATCTCGGACCGCGCAAGCAGCGGCATATACGAAGACCTCAACGGGCCTGCCATCGAAGAATATCTCGCCGAGATTCTAACCTCGCCGTGGCAGCCGCTTCGCCGCGTGATCGCGGACGGCATGGAGAATGTGCGCAATCATTTGGTCGAACTCACGGACAATGAAGATTGCGCGCTGATCCTGACCGCGGGCGGCACCGGCCCTGCACCACGCGACCTTACGCCCGAAGCGACGATGGCCGCCTGCACGAAATTGCTTCCAGGCTTCGGAGAACTGATGCGATCGATCAGCCTGAAACAGGTTCCAACCGCGATTCTCTCGAGGCAAATGGCGGGAATTCGCAGCAATACGTTGATCGTGAACCTGCCCGGCAGGCCGCAATCGATCCGCGTATGCCTCGACGCGATTTTCCCGGCGATCCCTTATTGTCTGGACCTGATCGGAAGACCGGGAATGCTTACGCGCCCCGAGCGCTGCAAGGCATTCCGCCCCGGTCAGCCTGTTCCCGCCTGA
- a CDS encoding DUF2478 domain-containing protein: MTKRYAKKIAAVQGAATAEIQGLFRELEARWRKSAMVVGVIEDCQEQAQRACGGGELVEIPSGRRHVIYQSLGRGSDACCLDPAGVVTACESIRRDIRPGCDLVVLSKFGKLEIGGSGLTSAFVAAIEIEVPILTSVAPMFQNEWDAFAAPYYELLPPDAGAIDNWWRSVASHEFRLAG; this comes from the coding sequence ATGACCAAGCGATATGCCAAGAAAATCGCCGCAGTTCAGGGCGCGGCGACTGCCGAAATCCAGGGGCTATTCCGGGAACTGGAAGCCCGCTGGCGTAAATCGGCGATGGTCGTAGGCGTTATAGAAGACTGTCAGGAGCAAGCGCAGCGCGCTTGTGGCGGCGGTGAGCTTGTCGAAATTCCTAGCGGGCGCCGCCACGTCATCTATCAGAGTCTTGGCCGCGGTTCGGACGCTTGTTGTCTCGACCCCGCCGGCGTGGTCACGGCTTGCGAGTCGATCCGCCGCGATATCCGCCCCGGATGCGATCTGGTCGTATTGAGCAAATTCGGCAAGCTGGAGATCGGCGGGAGCGGCCTTACGTCAGCATTTGTCGCTGCTATTGAAATCGAGGTGCCCATCCTGACTTCCGTGGCGCCGATGTTCCAGAACGAATGGGACGCTTTTGCTGCTCCGTATTATGAACTGCTGCCGCCGGATGCCGGTGCAATCGACAACTGGTGGCGATCCGTTGCCTCGCATGAATTCAGGCTCGCGGGCTGA
- a CDS encoding gamma-glutamylcyclotransferase: MSNIAQVPLFSYGTLRQENVQMASFGRLLEGTPDSLSGFATVMIRINDPEVVAKSGAEFHPMVLKTDNPEDEVHGILFMITEIELRAADDYEVDDYKRIQVVLKSGKNAWVYVKS; this comes from the coding sequence ATGAGTAACATTGCGCAAGTACCGTTGTTTTCTTACGGCACGCTCCGTCAGGAAAATGTTCAAATGGCTTCCTTCGGACGCCTGCTCGAAGGTACGCCGGATTCTCTGTCCGGCTTTGCAACCGTAATGATCAGGATCAACGACCCTGAAGTCGTCGCAAAAAGCGGCGCAGAGTTTCATCCAATGGTTCTCAAAACCGATAATCCGGAAGATGAGGTCCACGGCATACTGTTCATGATTACCGAAATCGAGCTTCGGGCGGCGGACGACTATGAAGTCGACGATTACAAACGGATTCAGGTCGTCCTGAAATCCGGCAAAAATGCCTGGGTGTATGTGAAGTCGTAA
- a CDS encoding thiosulfate oxidation carrier protein SoxY translates to MTESGMNLSRRAALAGAGAFAISVAAAPVFAQSPVKGIIDEFAAGNTPLQGRADLDIPFTADNPNAVPVGIKIDSPMTAQSYCREVILIAEGNPRPLVCRFTFEPGLAVPQFSTRIRLAETQHVTLLAKMNDGSVFISRKEVTVTAGGCGG, encoded by the coding sequence ATAACGGAGTCCGGAATGAACCTTTCAAGACGTGCTGCGCTGGCAGGTGCGGGGGCTTTTGCGATCAGTGTCGCGGCGGCTCCCGTGTTCGCGCAGAGTCCCGTCAAAGGCATCATCGACGAGTTCGCGGCGGGCAATACGCCGCTGCAGGGAAGGGCCGATCTGGATATTCCGTTTACCGCAGACAATCCAAATGCGGTTCCGGTCGGCATCAAGATCGACAGCCCGATGACGGCGCAATCCTATTGCCGCGAAGTCATTCTGATTGCCGAAGGCAATCCGCGGCCGCTGGTCTGCCGTTTCACTTTCGAGCCGGGACTTGCAGTGCCGCAGTTTTCCACACGCATCCGCCTCGCCGAAACGCAGCATGTAACGCTGCTTGCGAAGATGAACGATGGTTCCGTGTTTATTTCCCGCAAGGAAGTCACGGTTACCGCCGGCGGTTGCGGAGGCTAG